In one Bacillus sp. PK3_68 genomic region, the following are encoded:
- a CDS encoding response regulator transcription factor, producing MTLNKTVLIIDDEEDILRIIKTVLIKEGIEKVVTSTTAKEGFAQFQQTQPDLVLLDIMLPDGEGYDVCKQMRTISNVPILFISAKTEELDKIVGFAIGGDDYITKPFSPKEVAYRVKAQLRRADYTQTDNQIAPVIIAGPFKLNEQKAEVLKNGKMIELKPKELGLMKYFLQNTNKVISKERLYDTVWGENYFGSDNTVMVHIRRLREKIEIDPSDPKFLITVKGLGYKFTVEDE from the coding sequence ATGACACTAAACAAAACAGTATTAATCATTGATGATGAGGAAGACATTTTAAGAATTATTAAAACGGTTCTAATAAAAGAAGGAATTGAAAAAGTTGTAACATCTACCACTGCTAAAGAAGGCTTCGCTCAATTCCAACAAACACAACCAGATCTTGTTTTATTAGATATTATGTTGCCGGATGGCGAAGGGTATGATGTATGTAAACAAATGAGAACTATCTCGAATGTGCCGATTTTATTTATATCAGCAAAAACGGAGGAGCTTGATAAGATCGTGGGCTTTGCTATAGGTGGCGATGATTATATAACGAAGCCATTTAGTCCTAAAGAAGTTGCGTATCGAGTAAAAGCGCAGTTGCGAAGAGCGGACTATACGCAAACGGATAACCAGATAGCGCCTGTTATAATAGCTGGTCCATTTAAATTAAACGAACAAAAAGCAGAGGTGTTAAAAAATGGGAAAATGATTGAATTAAAGCCGAAAGAACTCGGTTTAATGAAGTATTTCCTCCAAAATACGAATAAGGTGATTAGCAAAGAAAGGCTTTACGACACCGTCTGGGGTGAGAACTATTTTGGCTCTGATAATACGGTAATGGTACATATCCGGCGATTAAGAGAAAAAATAGAAATAGATCCCTCTGACCCTAAATTTTTAATTACTGTAAAAGGCCTGGGCTATAAATTCACTGTTGAGGATGAATAG
- a CDS encoding HAMP domain-containing sensor histidine kinase, which yields MKWKLTGRYILSIVLVVILVVFINTFIMLSLIMAQSVFNLPIFQGEETTPEQFARQFQDKINIENHHLSITESGKKELVEKNAWIQILDENGKVIHSYRTPTGIKEKYTPAEIIQTYKYKEIDANTTVFVSEKKKGTNRYSYFIGIENPSFNRYFISYDNRDIFQVVKIGGIVFIIDILIALLIGYLFSKRLTKPLQALINGIKKLANKDYNVNYEPKGVYKDVFHNVNFLSNQLTANEKERKKLEVMKEEWIGNISHDIKTPLASIQGYAELIKDQDYTPTLPEIREYAEIIEQKSLYIKEVIDDLNISTRLKNKALTLNKKTVNIVALLRHIVIDILNDPKYSNRQITFHVNQENIPMEVDEILFRRAINNLIYNAIVHNDENVKIDVCVEKDEQIYIKIMDNGKGIKKEELDRIFDRYYRGTNTGEAHKGSGLGMAISKDIIEEHNGELVASSEIDHGTEIEIKF from the coding sequence ATGAAATGGAAGCTGACTGGCAGGTATATACTTTCCATCGTTTTAGTCGTTATTCTAGTTGTTTTCATAAACACTTTTATTATGCTTTCTTTAATAATGGCACAGTCTGTTTTTAATTTACCAATATTTCAAGGAGAAGAAACAACACCCGAGCAATTTGCAAGACAATTTCAAGATAAAATAAATATAGAAAATCATCATCTATCTATTACTGAATCAGGAAAAAAGGAGCTGGTTGAAAAAAACGCATGGATCCAGATCTTAGACGAGAATGGTAAAGTGATTCATAGCTATAGAACGCCAACAGGGATAAAGGAGAAATATACGCCGGCAGAAATCATTCAAACATATAAGTACAAAGAGATTGATGCAAACACTACAGTATTTGTTAGTGAGAAAAAGAAAGGAACCAATCGTTATAGTTATTTTATTGGAATAGAGAATCCCAGCTTTAATCGCTATTTTATTTCATATGACAATCGTGACATATTTCAAGTAGTTAAAATTGGCGGTATCGTTTTTATAATAGATATTTTAATCGCCTTATTGATTGGATACCTTTTTAGTAAACGTCTAACGAAGCCTTTACAAGCACTCATCAACGGAATCAAAAAATTGGCTAATAAAGATTATAATGTCAATTATGAACCTAAAGGGGTTTATAAAGATGTCTTTCATAATGTCAATTTTTTATCAAATCAACTAACAGCCAATGAAAAAGAAAGGAAGAAATTGGAAGTTATGAAGGAAGAGTGGATAGGAAACATTTCACATGATATAAAAACACCACTAGCCTCCATACAAGGATATGCAGAATTAATAAAAGACCAAGACTATACCCCTACTTTACCGGAAATAAGAGAATACGCCGAAATTATTGAACAAAAGTCGTTGTATATAAAAGAGGTAATAGATGATCTTAATATATCGACAAGATTGAAAAATAAAGCACTGACTTTAAATAAAAAAACAGTTAACATTGTCGCTTTATTAAGACATATTGTGATTGATATATTAAATGATCCTAAATATTCTAATCGCCAGATTACCTTTCATGTAAATCAAGAGAATATTCCAATGGAAGTTGATGAAATATTGTTTCGAAGAGCTATTAATAATTTAATTTATAATGCGATTGTTCATAATGACGAAAATGTGAAAATAGATGTGTGTGTTGAAAAAGATGAACAAATATATATAAAAATAATGGATAATGGAAAAGGCATAAAGAAAGAAGAACTCGATAGAATCTTTGACCGTTATTATCGAGGAACAAATACGGGGGAAGCGCATAAAGGTTCCGGACTGGGAATGGCCATTTCAAAAGATATTATTGAAGAGCATAATGGAGAGCTTGTGGCTAGCAGTGAGATTGATCATGGAACAGAGATTGAAATTAAATTTTAA
- a CDS encoding metalloregulator ArsR/SmtB family transcription factor, whose translation MSCNYDVKTKFLRGFADKTRLQILDCIMEKEKNVSQIVREINGNQSNISQHLSCLKGCGIITSRQDGRSVYYSIRNEETRQLLSMFDIVLNQVEQDVACCEINKQLLPEEKVEENV comes from the coding sequence ATGAGTTGTAATTATGATGTGAAGACCAAATTCCTTCGAGGATTTGCTGATAAAACGCGGCTGCAAATATTGGATTGTATTATGGAGAAGGAAAAAAACGTTTCACAAATTGTGCGAGAGATCAATGGAAACCAGTCCAATATTTCTCAGCATTTATCATGCTTAAAGGGATGCGGAATTATCACTAGCCGACAGGATGGAAGAAGTGTTTATTATAGCATTCGAAACGAAGAAACAAGGCAGCTGCTTTCTATGTTTGACATTGTGTTGAATCAAGTAGAACAAGACGTAGCCTGCTGTGAAATAAACAAGCAGCTTTTACCAGAAGAGAAGGTGGAGGAAAATGTCTGA
- a CDS encoding heavy metal translocating P-type ATPase yields MSDTPKRDSCCASDSCSKEQAYSGDKNHKTESELKSSCCNTKAQSNIDEAPSTKSIQIPLIPIESSKKQAEDSCCASSSCSETPVPSATGSEETSSCCAGDTSCAVTKTESQPQRRVDEPVNLLEYRIQGMDCPACAATIEKSLVKMPGIKAIQVNYSTAKMQVTADEVISPSLIEKLGFNAESLARNGKSETFTIEGMDCGACAVTLEKHMRNVPTVEEVRINFSTGKMQITHDLSVEAIAKEVANAGFEAVLSAGRKNEVPIHKKGASTTTISGILLALGFLGSFNGVTPSLITVLYGLSILIGGYKPARSAYYAIKSRSLDMNVLMISAAIGAALIGEWFEGATVVWLFAVGAALQNKSIERTRESIRGLMNLAPQEAWIKVGQSLSRKPVETIRIGDIVVIKPGEKIPLDGEVIAGASTVNQAPITGESLPVDKNIQDVVYAGTVNESGSLEVKVTKLVKDTAIARIIHLVEEAQEQKAPTEAFIDRFAKIYTPVVFMLAIILMAIPPLLGWGSWGEWFYKGLELLVVACPCALVISTPVAIVSAIGNAAKNGILIKGGTFLETAGALNAIAFDKTGTLTEGKPQVSSLHVVNGTEEELLAIARTIEEHSQHPIASAIVIYASERGVSALSGEGFTAIAGKGAKANINGIDHFAGNPKLFRELSVSLGDMESRIQSLQDEGNTLVIIGTHSKVLGMIAVADTIRNSTAKALKGIKSVGVEQVVMLTGDNEGTAKKISSQAGIDRFFAELMPEDKVNAVKQLQNEGKIVAMVGDGINDAPALATADLGIAMGGAGTDTAMETADIVLMADNLEKLPHTVKLSRKALNIIKQNIWFSLLTKLAALILIFTGDLTLWMAVMSDTGAAILVILNSMRLLQLKN; encoded by the coding sequence ATGTCTGATACTCCCAAGAGAGATTCTTGTTGTGCTAGTGATTCTTGTTCGAAAGAGCAAGCTTATTCAGGGGATAAAAACCATAAAACAGAGAGTGAACTGAAAAGCTCTTGTTGCAACACTAAGGCCCAGTCAAATATAGATGAAGCTCCTTCAACAAAAAGTATACAAATTCCACTAATTCCGATTGAATCTTCGAAAAAACAGGCAGAAGACTCTTGCTGTGCAAGCAGCTCGTGTTCTGAGACGCCAGTTCCTTCAGCAACTGGCAGCGAAGAGACGAGTTCTTGTTGTGCAGGTGATACGTCATGTGCAGTGACTAAAACAGAATCACAGCCACAAAGAAGAGTGGATGAACCTGTCAACTTGCTTGAATATCGTATACAAGGCATGGATTGTCCGGCATGCGCAGCCACTATTGAAAAAAGTCTGGTTAAGATGCCTGGTATAAAAGCGATTCAAGTGAATTACAGTACAGCCAAAATGCAAGTGACGGCAGATGAAGTTATTTCACCCTCTCTTATTGAAAAACTAGGATTTAATGCTGAATCACTGGCCCGAAACGGGAAGAGCGAAACATTTACGATTGAGGGAATGGACTGCGGAGCATGCGCTGTTACCCTTGAAAAGCATATGAGAAATGTTCCAACCGTTGAAGAAGTCAGAATCAATTTTTCTACAGGGAAAATGCAGATCACACATGACTTAAGTGTGGAAGCTATTGCAAAAGAAGTAGCAAATGCTGGATTTGAAGCGGTATTATCTGCAGGCAGAAAGAATGAAGTTCCTATCCATAAAAAAGGGGCATCTACCACAACCATTTCTGGTATTCTGTTAGCCCTCGGATTTTTGGGGTCATTTAACGGAGTGACTCCATCGCTTATTACGGTATTGTATGGGCTATCGATTCTTATTGGTGGATACAAGCCTGCAAGAAGCGCTTACTATGCAATCAAAAGCAGATCATTAGACATGAATGTTTTAATGATATCGGCAGCCATTGGAGCTGCATTGATTGGCGAATGGTTTGAAGGGGCAACCGTTGTCTGGTTATTTGCTGTAGGTGCCGCTCTGCAAAATAAATCAATTGAACGAACAAGAGAGTCTATTCGTGGACTAATGAATTTAGCTCCGCAAGAAGCCTGGATTAAAGTAGGCCAAAGTCTGTCTCGCAAACCGGTAGAAACCATTCGAATCGGTGACATCGTTGTCATTAAGCCCGGCGAGAAAATTCCTTTGGATGGAGAGGTCATTGCAGGGGCTTCTACTGTCAATCAGGCACCGATAACGGGAGAGTCCCTTCCCGTGGACAAAAACATACAGGATGTTGTCTATGCTGGGACTGTCAATGAAAGTGGATCGTTAGAAGTCAAAGTTACGAAGCTTGTCAAAGATACAGCCATCGCACGAATTATCCATCTTGTAGAAGAGGCCCAGGAACAAAAAGCGCCGACTGAGGCATTTATTGATCGTTTTGCGAAAATCTATACACCGGTTGTTTTTATGCTGGCGATCATTCTCATGGCTATTCCTCCTTTGCTTGGCTGGGGCTCATGGGGAGAGTGGTTCTATAAGGGACTTGAACTTTTAGTGGTTGCCTGTCCTTGTGCACTTGTTATCTCAACACCAGTGGCGATTGTGTCAGCCATAGGCAATGCAGCAAAGAATGGCATTCTAATTAAAGGCGGCACGTTTTTGGAAACGGCAGGAGCTTTAAATGCTATTGCGTTTGATAAGACAGGAACCCTGACGGAAGGGAAACCGCAGGTCTCCAGTCTACACGTAGTAAATGGAACAGAAGAGGAACTGCTTGCCATCGCCCGAACGATTGAAGAACACTCTCAGCATCCTATCGCTTCAGCTATTGTGATATATGCTTCAGAGCGAGGAGTTTCTGCTTTATCGGGGGAAGGTTTCACGGCGATTGCAGGAAAAGGGGCGAAAGCAAATATTAATGGAATCGACCATTTTGCCGGAAATCCGAAATTATTCCGAGAACTGAGCGTCTCATTAGGAGACATGGAAAGTCGGATTCAATCTTTGCAGGATGAGGGGAATACATTAGTAATTATAGGCACACATTCGAAAGTCCTTGGAATGATTGCAGTCGCTGATACCATTCGGAATTCTACAGCAAAAGCATTAAAAGGTATTAAGAGTGTAGGGGTGGAACAAGTTGTCATGCTGACGGGTGACAATGAAGGAACCGCCAAAAAAATCAGTTCTCAAGCGGGGATAGATCGTTTCTTTGCTGAATTAATGCCCGAGGACAAAGTTAACGCCGTTAAGCAGCTTCAAAATGAAGGGAAAATCGTAGCAATGGTTGGCGATGGCATTAATGATGCCCCGGCGTTAGCGACAGCTGATCTAGGGATTGCTATGGGGGGAGCTGGAACAGACACAGCAATGGAAACAGCAGATATTGTGCTCATGGCTGATAATTTAGAAAAACTTCCTCATACCGTGAAGTTAAGCCGAAAAGCTTTGAACATTATCAAACAAAATATATGGTTTTCTTTACTGACAAAGCTCGCTGCGCTTATCTTAATTTTCACCGGTGATCTTACGTTATGGATGGCTGTGATGAGTGATACAGGTGCAGCTATACTAGTCATTTTAAACAGCATGAGGTTGCTTCAGCTTAAAAACTAG
- a CDS encoding ZIP family metal transporter: MSTANYLLSCYIFLGTSFGALVALFLYKFARIKVQHLYLLCGGVLVGLIMLELVPHSVTEFGLISIVLGTSLGILLCICLHNFFDQLPSFRYRSVVFLVTAITVHNIPTGLAIGSTLDNQLLSSSFVTAILLHQVPEGLAIMVSLLNSRRQQFNFSLFLSICLILSGFFLLFSIMGSFLDLTLKLNGLILGISIGFLSFTAVWEFIIATYKKVHFFASFFLLLLGIGIIYLFSHHI, from the coding sequence ATGAGTACAGCTAATTATTTACTTAGTTGTTATATTTTTTTGGGAACTAGCTTTGGAGCGCTTGTTGCTTTGTTCCTTTATAAATTTGCCAGAATAAAAGTACAGCATTTGTATCTTCTCTGTGGAGGAGTATTAGTAGGATTGATTATGTTAGAGCTGGTTCCACATTCTGTTACAGAATTTGGTTTAATTAGTATTGTGCTTGGTACTTCATTAGGCATACTGCTATGCATCTGTCTTCACAATTTTTTCGATCAATTGCCTTCTTTTCGTTACAGATCGGTAGTATTCTTAGTTACTGCAATCACTGTTCATAATATTCCGACTGGCTTAGCTATAGGTTCAACTCTGGATAATCAACTACTGTCTTCATCTTTCGTAACAGCTATTTTGCTGCATCAAGTACCAGAAGGGTTAGCGATTATGGTCTCCTTATTAAATTCAAGAAGACAGCAATTTAATTTTTCCCTCTTTCTTTCCATTTGTTTAATCCTATCTGGCTTTTTTCTTTTATTCTCGATTATGGGCAGCTTTTTAGATCTGACACTCAAATTGAATGGGCTTATTTTGGGCATTTCTATAGGTTTTTTAAGTTTTACCGCTGTTTGGGAATTTATTATCGCTACTTACAAAAAGGTACACTTCTTCGCTTCTTTTTTTCTATTATTGCTGGGTATCGGTATTATTTACTTATTCAGTCACCATATTTAA
- a CDS encoding NAD(P)/FAD-dependent oxidoreductase codes for MYHTVVIGAGQAGLAMGYYLKQLKQPFIILDRAQKVGEEWSKRYDSLVLFTPRGYSSLPGLRMEGESQGFPSKDEVARYLNTYASVFDLPIQLNTEVEHVRKENNHFSIKTNREEFKATNVVVATGPFQKPRIPDFAKNLSVDIIQLHSSQYKNPADLQKGTVLVVGGGNSGAQIAVELSKERETYLSISQKMRFLPLKIGNKSIFWWLDKIGILKASHNSWIARRVQAMGDTIFGSELKEAIGNGRITLKERTVHGNETILQFKDQSALEAQNIIWATGFISDYSWLDIKDGFNDKGKPIHHRGKTSIPGLYFLGLPWQHRRGSALLQGVGDDAEYIMHDIQIRS; via the coding sequence ATGTACCATACAGTCGTAATAGGGGCCGGACAAGCAGGATTAGCCATGGGTTATTATTTAAAACAACTGAAACAACCTTTTATCATTTTGGATAGAGCCCAAAAGGTGGGGGAAGAGTGGAGCAAGAGATACGACTCTTTAGTCTTATTCACACCAAGGGGATACAGCTCTTTGCCGGGTTTGAGAATGGAGGGTGAATCACAAGGTTTTCCTTCGAAAGATGAGGTAGCAAGGTACCTGAACACCTATGCAAGTGTTTTTGATTTGCCTATTCAGTTGAACACAGAAGTAGAGCATGTACGGAAGGAAAATAACCATTTTTCCATTAAAACCAATCGTGAGGAATTCAAGGCAACAAATGTGGTCGTTGCAACGGGGCCTTTCCAGAAACCAAGGATCCCTGACTTTGCGAAGAATCTATCGGTGGACATTATTCAGCTCCATTCTTCTCAATATAAAAACCCAGCTGATCTTCAAAAGGGGACTGTGCTGGTCGTTGGGGGTGGAAATAGTGGTGCTCAAATAGCAGTGGAACTTTCGAAAGAGAGGGAAACCTATCTTTCGATCAGTCAAAAGATGAGATTTTTGCCGTTGAAAATAGGAAACAAAAGCATTTTTTGGTGGTTAGATAAGATTGGTATATTGAAAGCTTCCCATAATTCTTGGATTGCTCGAAGAGTACAGGCAATGGGGGACACGATTTTTGGTTCTGAATTAAAAGAAGCAATTGGAAACGGACGTATCACCCTTAAGGAGCGAACGGTTCATGGCAATGAAACCATCCTGCAATTCAAAGATCAATCTGCCCTTGAAGCACAAAATATTATTTGGGCTACGGGTTTTATATCGGATTATAGCTGGCTTGATATTAAAGATGGGTTTAATGATAAAGGAAAGCCTATTCATCATAGAGGGAAGACAAGTATACCTGGTCTTTACTTTTTAGGCTTGCCCTGGCAGCATCGTCGGGGGTCTGCGCTCCTTCAGGGAGTGGGAGATGACGCTGAGTACATAATGCATGATATCCAAATAAGAAGTTAA